GAAAACATGCTAATAGAACATTAAAAAGACCATAGCAAACTGACCTGCACCCTAAAAGTTGGGCAGAAAATCTAACAATTGGGGTGTTTTTTGATGAAATTAACGTATATGAAAAGTCTTTCAAATCGCTCGACAAACTTGAAAAAGCCATCACTAACTACATTTTTGACTACAACAAGAAACGAATCAAGACAAAACTAAAAGGACTCAGCCCTGTGCAATACAGGACTAAATCCCTTCAATAATTTCTTGTCCAACTTTTTGGGTCAGTACAGAAACGTTTGTACACTCTAAAATCTAAAGATTAAATTTTAGAAAAGTACATTTGCCAAAATCTTATTTTACAGCGTCTTTAAGAGCTTTACCAGCTTTGAATGCTGGAACTTTAGAAGCTTTGATTTTGATTTCTTCACCTGTTTGAGGGTTGCGACCTTTGCGTGCTGCACGTTCGCGAACTTCAAAGTTACCAAAACCAATAAGTTGTACTTTTTCACCCTTTGCAAGGTAAGATGATACTGCTGAGAAGACAGCGTCTACTGCTGCAGCTGAATCTTTCTTAGTCAATTCAGTAGCTTCTGCTACTTTTGCAATCAAATCTTGTTTGTTAGCCATTTAACAAATCCTCCAATATTTTTATAAGCCTTTATAGGCTTTAACAGGTTCTATCTTACCTAAAAAACTTAGATAGGTCAAGTATTTAATGCCATTTTAACGTTTTTTCTTTAAAATATCAAAGTTTATTTCATCACTAACCAAATTTATAGCTGTTGACTTTAAATAAATACCTGCATCATTGTCTATCTTTTGCAAATTGATATTAACAACAGACTTCTCTGGAATAACATCAACAAAATTTGGCAGTTTGTAACTTGATTTAATATAACTAAGAACCTCTGATGCTGGCAGAGGAAGATTGCCTACTGAAAAGGAAGTCACTTTAAGCTGGACAGCTCCGCTTTTTAACTGATAAGGTTCAAAATAGATATAAAGAGGTACGTTATAACCTAGAAGTTTATAAGTTCCTTGAAATTCAATGTTTGTTGAAGTCAGTTGAACACTGTAGGTCATACCCTTAGACTGATAATCATTCAAATAACTTGCCAAGGTCTGATTCAATTGTTCTTTAGTTGTCGTAATTGTTCCAACCTTAACAGGATTTTTTACTGTTTGACTTGTTATTGTATTAGAATGGTAACCGCTCAAAACACGACTGATAATCACTCCCCAAAAAGCAATATTGAGTGCTAATAAAAGCAGAAAAGCCCATTTCCACCAATTTTTTTTATTTCCAGTTCTTCTTTGTTTCACTGATTTTCTCCATTATTGCTTTTGACATGATTTGATAACCAACATTATTAGGATGGAAACGATCTCCTTCAGAAAGGGCATCATTGGTTACTTCTCCTGACTCTGCCTCACTGTCAGATGTTCCAACAGCCTTTTGCTCCCCATTAACACCTTTATAAAGTAAATCGTTTATGGGAACAAAATAAACGTTTCTATACTCTGCGACAACCTTTTGCGTTCCCTTATTCCAATTGTCAATAATATCCTGCATTTGCGTCATATTAGGGAAATTTAAATAATAAGGATTGTAAATACCAATGATATAAATGGGGAGATCCTTATTCCTTCTTCTAGCCATCTGGATAATTTTTCGCAAATGCTTCTGATAAGTTTTAGCTGGCTGCCTAAAAGAAGATACTTTTAAGTTTGTTAATCCCTTTCGAACAACAGTCATAACATCATTTCCACCAACTGTTAAGGTCATTAAATTAGCCTTATTCAAACTTTTTTGAATTTTTCTCTCTTTTCGCATCCGTATCAAAATTTGCTGGCTTGTATTGCCTGAAACACCATAATTACTGCTTAAAACATTATAGTGATAATTTGATTTCAACTCTTGCGATAAAAGGGGAATAAAGCCGCCTTGATCAGTCGTATCACCGACTCCTTGTGTCAAAGAGTCACCGATAGCAATATAGTGAAAAGATGTCGCTTTGGATTTGTTTAATGAAGATTTCTGATCGCTATTTTTAAAAGATAACTTCGCTGTTGGAATAAAAAAATAAAATAATAAGCTAAAAATAAGAAGATTTGCAAGAAAGAAAGCAGGTCCTTTAGGAATTTTTTTACTCATAATGCACCATTACTGCAAAAGCACCTTCACCTGTATGAGTCTGAATAATTGACCCCGTTTCTAAAACAGCAATATCTTTCTCAACATAAGCTTGTAACTTGTCTTTAAGACCATTAGCAAAATCTGAAGTCCCAGCATAGGAAATGCCGATCTCAGCAATTTTGCGGTCTTTGATAGTCGCAATCAAATTATCCAGCCACTTGTTAAACGTTTTATTACCGCGTCCTTTCGCAATAGGATTAAGAGCATGGTTTTTCAGTTCCATAACAACTCTGATATTGAGAAGAGAACTGATTAAGCCTGTCACACGGCCAATTCGTCCACCTTTAACCAGATTTTCTAAGGTTGAGACACCAATAAAAAGTTCGGTTTTCTTTTTTACTTCTTCAACCCTTGCCAAAATTTCTTCTAGACTGCTACCCTTTTGAGCTAGTTTAGCAGCCGCAATAACTTGAAATTTCATGGCTTGATCTGTAAAGGAAGAGTCTAATACAGTGACATCTGCTCCAGCAATATTAGCTCCTTGACGTGAGGCCTCAAGTGTTCCAGATAAGGAATGGGTAATATGAATAGCAACAATTTGTTCCGCCCCCTCTTTAATAAGCTTTTCATAAGTTTCTGCGAACAGACCAACAGGTGGTTGGCTTGTTTTAGGGAGTGACTTACTGTTTCGCATTAAAGAAAGAAATTTCCCATCTTCCTTAAGATCGTTATCAGAATAAACAATGCCGTCAACCATAACGGTTAAAGGAACAACAGTGATATCCAATGCTTCAACTAAATCGGGCTCGATTGTAATAGAAGAATCAGTTACAATTTTAATTTTACTCATTTCTTATCCTGCTTCATTTCTTTTCTAAATTTATATTAGTATTGTTATTATACCAAATAATCAAGATTTAGGGAAAATTTTAAAAGACAGAAAGGATTAAAATTACTTTGCTGTTAAACTTTAAGATAGTTTAAAATAGTTTTCTACTAGAAGCAATAGTCCAAATCAAAACAAAAAGATTGAAGTAAGAGCATATTTATTAAAATACTTTCTATACCAATCTCTTATTTTTTTAATAGTTCTTTAGCTTGCTGGCGCGCAGCTTGGGTCACATTATCCCCTGCCAACATCTTAGCGATTTCTTCAATTCTTTCCTCTTGATTTAAAAGGCGAACCGTTGAGACAGTTGTGGCTTTGCTGCTTTGTTTTTCAATAAAGTACTGATAATCACTGATGGCAATGACTTGCGGGATATGGGAAATAGCTAAAACTTGACCGTGATTGCCTATTTTGTAAATTTTTTGAGCAATAGCCTGCGCGACACGTCCTGAAACACCTGTATCAACTTCATCAAAAACAATGCTAGTCTTATCTTCACGACGTGAAAAAGCTGACTTAATGGCTAACATGAGGCGAGACAGCTCTCCACCAGAAGCGACTTTGACCAAAGGCTTAAAGTCTTCGCCAGGATTAGTCGAAATATGAAAAGCGACTGTTTCATTTCCCTCGCGATTAAATTTTCCTTTAGTAAAAACAACTTTAAAATCAGCCTTATCCATGTAGAGATCTTTTAGTTCCTGCTTAATCTCCTGAGACAAGGTTTCCGCAATGGCATGGCGTTTTTGACTCAATTGAGCTGCTGCTTCTAATAGTGAGCGCTCCAAAACTTTTAGTTCTCTTTCCATATCATCAAAAGCAAGGTCATTTCCCGTCAAATGATTGTATTCCTTACTGATATTGTCAAAATAAGCCAAAACATCATCAACTGAACCACCATACTTACGCGTGATGGTGTTGATAACATCAAGACGTGCTTCAAGTTTAACCAAAGTATTGGCATCAAAATCCATATGATCCAGTATGGTCTCTAGACGTTTGCTAACATCTTCTAAAATATAGTAAGATTCGCTGAGATTATTGGATAAATCCTTGTACTCAGCATCATATTCTTCCAAACTCTGCAAATCATTCATAGCTGAACGAACATTGGTCAAACTCGAAAAATCTTCATTATCAAGTAAAACATAAGCATTGGTTAAGGTATCAACAATAAGCTTATGATTCATAAGTTTATCACGTTGTTTTAAGAGCTTGGTATCCTCACCAGATTGTAAGTTTGCTGCTTCAATCTCTCCTATCTGATACTCCAGCATTTCAATACGTGCTTGATGTTCTTGCTCATTCTTACGTTTATTCAAGACGCGCTTACGTAAGTTCCGATAGCGATCAAATAAGTCCTGATAATGCTGCTTGCTTACCTGAAATACCTCATCACCAAATTCATCCAACAACTGAATATGCTTTTGCGGCCGCATCAGTTCTTCTTGATCATGCTGTCCATGAATATCAACTAAATACTGCCCAACGGCACGCAGAGTTGCCAGATTAACCATTTGACCATTGATACGACTAATACTGCGCCCATTTTGTAAAATCTCACGGCGAATGATTAGCTCATCTGAAAAAGCAATTCCCTGATCAGCCAGTAACTGCTCTAAAGAAGGATTTTTATCCACAGAGAAAAAACCCTCAATCTCTGCTTTAGGACTGCCATGACGAATAACATCTATGCTGGCTCTACTGCCTAGCATCATATTCATGGCATCAATGACAATAGACTTCCCTGCACCTGTTTCACCGGTCAGAACAGTCATTCCCTTTTCAAAATTGAGTGAGATTTCTTCAATAATAGCAAAATTTTTAATGGCAATTTCTAAAAGCATACCCACTCCTTATGATTTAATTGGCCATCCAAGATTTGATTTCTTGACGAATTCTATCACTATCTTTAGCATTTTTAACAATCAAAAGCAAACTGTCATCATCTGCCAGCAAGCTAAAAATAAGTCCTTCAAATCTCTCTAGTAAAAAACGTTTCAATAAATAGCTATTTCCAGGAACAACATCAATATGAATGAGATGCTCTAAACCTGCCACCTGATCTGAAATAAACTTAACTGCTTTTTCAGCTGGTTTTGGTGTTGACTCTTCTTTTTTGCTTATTTCCTTAGAAAGGCCATAAATATAGCGACCATTTGAAGCTGGTACTTTAATGATACCGACCTCATTAATATCACGGGAAATTGTCGCTTGCGTTGCTTGTAAGCCTTCGTTCTCTAAAAGTTTGACCAATTCTTTTTGTGTTTCAATTTCATTTTCTAAAACAATTTTTTTAATTAATTCTAATCGTTCACGTTTCTTCATTCTTTTTAAATTCCTTATGTGCTTGTTCAACAATCGATTTAATCTTAGTCAAGACTTGATTTTGGGCTTGAGCTGATTTTTCTAAGTAGGCTAAAAATTCAATATTACCATGACCGCCCTGAATGGGAGAAAAATCAAGTTCTTTAACTGTGAATCCGTAATTTGTCGCAAAAGTTGTTACTGTCTCCAAAACAGTTTCGTGGACTGACTTGTCCTTAACAATACCATGTTTACCAATCTGTTCACGACCTGCCTCAAACTGCGGTTTAATTAAAGCAACAACTTGACCACCATCTGTTAAAATCTTAGATAAGGCTGGTAATATTAAATTGAGTGAAATAAAACTCACATCAATGGAAGCAAAAGTTGGCTGTCCTCGTTCAAAATCGCTAGGCTCTGCATAGCGGAAATTGTACTGTTCCATGCTGCAGACGCGTTCGTCTTGACGTAATTTCCACACCAACTGATTGGTTCCAACATCAACAGCATAGACTAATTGAGCACCATTTTGCAGCATGACGTCTGTAAAACCACCCGTTGAAGCGCCAATGTCCAAAGTTATCTGTCCATCTACTGAAATGACAAAAACTTTTAATGCTTTTTCCAATTTCAAACCGCCGCGACTGACATATTTTAATTTGTCTCCCTTTAACTTTAACTCAGTCGCTTCATCAATTTTCTCGCCGGGTTTATCATAACGTTCTCCATTGATGACATTGACAACCAAACCTGCCATAACACCTCGCTTGGCTTGTTCTCTTGTGTTAAACAGTCCTTGTTTATAGGCTAGAACATCCACTCTTTCCTTAGGCATGGAGACGCAACCTTTCTATTATTGTTTCAATTCCAGTAGCATTAAATTGTTCCTCTAAAGCTAATTTTTGGAAAATAACTTGCGCTTGATTGAGAGAATCTTCCAAAATGGCATAGGACTTGTCCAAGCCCAAAAGACTGGGATAGGTTGATTTATCAGCTTCGATATCCTTTTGTGGGGTCTTACCAAGTTCTGAAAAACTAGCTGTCACATCTAAAATATCATCACGTACTTGAAAAGCCAAACCAACTAATTCACCCACCTGACGGAGCCGAGCAAGGGCTTTTTCTGATAATTCTGCTATTATTCCTGCGGCTACAAAAGGAAAAGTCAAGAGTTTTCCTGTCTTATTGGCATGAATTTGAGCCAGTTGGTCTAAATTGAGTTGAACATGTTCACCCTTAATATCCAACATTTGCCCACCGACCATACCATAGCTTCCTGCAGCATCTGACAATTCTGCTACTAACTTTATCTTGATATCAGCCCTTAAGTCCGCCTTGGCCAGCAAACCAAAAGGGTCTAGAAAAAGACTGTCACCTGCCAAGATGGCTGTCGCTTCACCAAATTTCTTATGATTGGTCAGCTGTCCCCGCCTATAATCATCATTATCCATAGCAGGCAGGTCATCATGAACGAGGCTGCCGGTATGAATCATCTCTAGACTTGCTGCCACCTGATAGTGAGCTTCTGTAAGTACCAAACCAAAGCCTTGCAAGATTTCCAATAGTAAGAGAGGACGAATCCGTTTACCGCCTGCAGCAACAGAATACAAGACCGCTTCAACCAAATCCTGAGACACATGAGTTTGCGCATAATAATGCCTAATAGCCTGATTAATGTATTTAATCTTATCTTTCACAATTCGTCCATTTCTGCTTCACTGCCATCAGCCTGCATGACTTTGACCAAGGTCTTTTCAGCAGACTCCAAGGTTTTCTGCAAATCTTTAGAAAGCGCCATTCCTTTTTGGAATTGAGTAATAGCTTCTTCAAGAGGAATTTCACCGGTTTCTAACTGGTTCACAATTTCTTCTAAATCCTGTAAATTTTCTTCAAATGTTTTCTTCTTGTTTGACATTTTCTACCTCCACTTGGACCTGCCCATCTTTCATTTCAAGATGCAAGCGATCTCCTTTTTTGATCTGTTGGGTTGATTGAATAATGTGATTATCTTTTTGAACAATAGCATAGCCACGCGCCACAATCCGAGTCGTATCCAGTGACAAAAGCGCATCTTGTGCTTTTTCAAAACGGGCTAATTTACTATCATATTGGCTGCTCATGTGGCTTAACAATAAACGCTGATCTTGTTTTAATTGTGCTTGATAGCGCTGAATACACCCTGATAAATTAAGGGACAACAATCTTTGTCTCAGCAAATGTTCCTTGCTATCATAAACATCATAAACCTGCCGCACCTTGGTCAACAAATGTGTTCTTAAATGATCCAATTTTTGAACATAAGCATCATAGAGTCTTTCAGGCTGTCTGAAAATAACTGATCTTTGCAGTTTCTTAACTTGTTCATCCTTTTGTCTAATCAGACGCATAACAGTCTGATAAGATCTCATCTGTCTTTCTTTAAGAAAAGCTAATAAATCAGCCTTGGTCACAGGTGTTGCCAATTCAGCTGCTGCTGTTGGCGTTGCTGCTCTGCGATCTGCCGCAAAATCAGCCAAGGTTGTATCCGTCTCATGTCCAACGCTGGAAATAATGGGCAGATGCGATTCAAAAATGGCCTGCACTACAATCTCCTCATTAAAAGCCCAGAGATCTTCAATAGAACCCCCACCACGACCAACAATGAGCAGGTCTAAATCAGTACGTTCATTAGCCAAACGAATGTTGTCAGCCACTTCCTGTGCTGCCCCTTCACCTTGAACTTTAGTTGGAAAAAGTAAAATATCTACACCGGGAAAACGACGCGAGACTGTTGTGATAATATCTCTAATAACCGCTCCACTAGGACTGGTGACAACACCAATCTTTTTAACAAACTGCGACAGTCTTTGTTTATGCCTATCGTCAAAATAGCCAGCCTCAGCCAGTTTTTTCTTAAGTTGTTCAAACTGAATAGCCAGTGCACCGATACCATCTGGCTCTGCCTTTTCAATGATGATGGAATAAGAACCACTAGGTTCATACAGTTGCACACGACCAATAACATTGATTTTCATGCCTTCTTCGAGCTCAAAGCCCAATTTCCTATAAATACCGCTCCACATGGTCGCCTGAATGACAGCTTTCTCATCTTTAAGGGAGAAATACTGATGATTGGGACGTCTTCTGAAATTAGAAACCTGACCTGTCAGATAAACTCGTTCCAAATAAGGATCGCGATCAAATTTTAATTTTAAATATTTGGTTAAAGAGGATACTGATAAATAATCTGACATAAATATCATATAAAGACCAAAGACAAAGGAAAAAGGTATTCTTGGAATCCTGTTCCAAAGTCTAAAACAAATGACCGTTTTTCTTGATCTTTCGCCTGTCTTTATCTTGGCTCCTTTTCCGTTAATATAGCTGTTATTATTATACCAAAAAATGAAAATTTATACTTCCTTTTGAAATAGAAAAATGAGAGCAGCAGTTCATTTATCTCCTCATAAGAATGGAGAATGACAGAAAAATATAAATTGATGATATATACAACCTAACCTTTTCATGGCAATCTAACCAGTAACTTTTAAAAATAAGCAAGCTTGAAAATCTAAAATAAAACGTTTACAATAGAAAACTAGAAACAGACGTCATCAAAAAAATATTTCGAAAAAGAGCTTTTTTTGCTAATAAGTAACTGTCCGTATTAGATTTCAATAATAGGAGAAGCACAATATGTTAATGATATTATTATTTCAGAGACTTGGTATTATCATGATTCTGGCATTTTTACTAGTCAATAACAGCTATTTTCGACAGTTGATTGAAGAACGTTCTAAGCGTGAAAAGCTGGTTCTTATTATCATTTTTGGTATTTTCGTCATCATTTCCAATATGACAGGAATTGAAATCACTAGCGATAAAAGTTTGGTGGAACGTCCTATTCTAACGACTATTTCTCATTCAGATTCTCTAGCTAATACGAGAACTTTGGTTATCACAACGGCTAGCTTAGTCGGCGGTCCTTTAGTTGGAACTGTTGTGGGTTTCATTGGTGGTGTCCATCGTTTCTTCCAAGGGAATTTTTCTGGTGCTTTTTACATTGTCAGTTCTGCTTTGGTAGGATATATTAGTGGTCGACTGGGTGATCAATTAAAAACTAACAACCTTTATCCATCTACTTCGCAGGTCATTGTTATCAGTATTATTGCTGAAAGTATTCAAATGCTCTTTGTCGGTTTCTTTACTGGCTGGGATTTGGTTAAACTGATTTTCATTCCTATGATGTTGCTTAACAGTCTAGGTTCGACCTTATTTCTAGCTATTCTCAAGACCTACTTATCCAATGAAAGACAGCTGAGAGCTGTTCAGACTCGGGATGTTTTAGATTTGACGCAGCAAACCCTGCCTTATTTAAGACAGGGACTGAGTCAGCAATCAGCTACTAAAGTGTGTAATATCATTAAGCAGCATACTAATTTTGATGCCGTTGGTCTGACTGATCGAACCAATGTCCTAGCTCATATCGGCGTTGGTCAAGATCATCATATTGCCGGACAAGCGGTCAAAACAGATCTCTCAAAAAGTGTTATTTTAAACGGTCAGCCACAAATTGCCTTAGATAAAACAGCCATTGCCTGTCCAGACCAAAGCTGTCTCCTCAATTCAGCCATCGTCGTTCCGCTCAAGATCAATAATGAGACAGTTGGGGCCTTAAAAATGTACTTTTCTGGTGATAAGAAGATGACCGAAGTCGAAGAAAATCTTGCCCTAGGTCTCGCACAAATTTTTTCTGGACAATTGGCCATCGGTATTGCCGAGGAACAAAATAAGTTGGCTAATATTGCAGAAATCAAGGCCTTGCAGTCCCAGATTAATCCTCATTTCTTCTTCAATGCCATAAACACCATCAGTGCTTTGATTCGTCTTGATGCCAACAAAGCTCGATATGCTCTCATGCAATTAAGTACTTTTTTCCGAACCAGTTTACAAGGCGGACAAGATAGAGAAATCACTTTAGAACAGGAAAAAGCGCACGTTGATGCTTATATGAATCTTGAAAAGCTGCGCTTTCCTGATAAATATCAACTGAATTATCATATTACTGTTTCAACTAAAATGACCCTGCCTCCTTTTGGTTTGCAGGTTTTGGTTGAAAATGCAGTACGTCATGCTTTTAAAGAACGCAAGAAAGACAATCATATTTGTATTTCCATAACAGATCAGGGAGAGTTTTACAAGGTGGCCGTTAGCGATAATGGTCAGGGTATTTCTCCTAATATGATTGACAAATTAGGACAGGAAACTGTATCTGAAAGCAAGGGAACAGGAACAGCCCTTGTTAATTTAAACAATCGCCTAAATTTACTTTATGGCAGTGCTAGTCAGTTACACTTTGACAGTACAGATCAAGGAACAACCGTCTGGTATGAGATTCCTTATCAAAAAGGAGATAAAGATGAACATTTTAATTCTTGATGATGAAATGTTGGCAAGACAAGAGTTAACTTTTTTAATTCAGCAGAGTAAGGAACTTGATCATCCTGATATTTTTGAAGCTGAAGATATTAGCAGTGCTGAAAAAATTCTCTTTCGCCAGCAGATTGATTTAATTTTTCTTGATATTTCACTCAGCGAGGAAAATGGTTTTACCTTGGCCAACCAATTAGAGCAATTGGCACATCCTCCACTTGTCGTCTTTGCGACAGCCTATGATCATTATGCCGTTAAAGCTTTTGAAAGCAATGCTGCTGACTATATTTTGAAGCCTTTTGAGCAGGGGCGTGTGGATAAAGCTTTGGCTAAAGTTAAGAAAATACAACACTTATCTACAATAGATGAAACAGCTACGACAGAAAAGAAAGGTATGGAACTGTTAACACTGACTTTAGCAGATAGAAGCATTGTCCTTAAGATGCCAGACATTGTGGCCGCTAGCATTGAAGATGGAGAACTGACCGTCAGTACCAAAAACACGAGCTACACCATCAAGAAAACATTGAATTGGTTTAAAACTCGCGCCAAGACCAATTATTTCCTGCAGATTCATCGCAATACAGTTGTTAATCTGGAAATGATTCAGGAAATTCAGCCTTGGTTTAACCATACGCTCTTACTGGTGATGGTCAATGGTGAAAAATTCCCAGTCGGGCGTTCCTATATGAAAGAATTGAATGCTCATTTGACCTTATAAATGAACTAGTTTCATTAACTCCTCAAAATTTTCATTTGACAATTTTACATTGGCATTAAGAAGTTGGATATTGCAATTCAGCTTCTTTTTTTTGCAATCGGGGACAATTTTGAAAACGTTTTACACAAAATGAGCTACAATAACATTGTCAAGAAAGGAAGGAGTCGTTCGTATTATGAAACACACTAGTAAAGTAACACAATCAAAATCAGCACCTATGTTTATTCAAATGTCTATCTATGCTGCTATTCTGCTCGTTTCTCAGCTTATTTCAGAATTATTGCCTAAAGCCTTACCGATTCCAACCACCGTTATTGGTTTAATTCTCATGTATGTCCTCTTGTGCAGCCATATTATCAAAATTGAATGGGTTGATTCCTTGGGTTCCTTATTAATTAGTATGATTGGCTTTATGTTTGTCCCATCAGGTATTTCCCTAGCAGCCAATTTAAATATTCTCAAAGCTGAAGGATTGCAGTTGGTCGCTGTTATTAGCCTATCGACCATTCTCATGCTAGTCATTGTCACCTATATCACTTCTATCATTCTGTCCATTAAAAAGGTGAATGTGGCAAGTCTGTGGGAAAAATGGATTGCTCATAGCTTTGAAAAGAAATTTAGCAAGAAAGTAGAGGGAAAATAAGATGGCACTGTTAAAATCACCTATTTTTGGTATTTGTTTTTCATTAATCCTTTATACGATCGGGCAAGATTTATTCAAAAAGAGTAAAGGCTTCTTTCTCTTACAACCCCTTTTCTTTGCTATGGTTGCAGGCATTATCGTACTTGTTTTATTGGCAAAAGGATTGGGAACTGATGTTAAAACCTTATATACTCAAGCTTATAAACCCGGCGGAGATTTGATTTTCTGGTTCCTTAATCCCGCAACCATTGCCTTTGCCGTTCCACTTTATAAGAAAAATGACGCTGTCAAAAAATATTGGAAGGAAATCATCAGCAGTTTGATTATCGGTATGGTCGTTTCCTTAGTCATCATTGTTGCTATTTCAAAAGCTATTGGTTTAAGCCAAGCTAGCACTGCTTCTATGCTGCCGCAGGCAGCAACAACAGCCATTGCCCTCCCTATTGCTCACGCTATCGGCGGCAATACTGCCATCACTGCCATGGCTTGTATCCTAAACGCCGTTATCATCTATGCTTTAGGCAAAAAATTAGTTGCTTTCTTCCACCTCAATAAGAGTGAAATCGGTGTTGGCTTAGGTTTAGGAACATCTGGTCATACAGTTGGTGCAGCCTTTGCT
This region of Streptococcus mutans genomic DNA includes:
- a CDS encoding YpmS family protein; this encodes MKQRRTGNKKNWWKWAFLLLLALNIAFWGVIISRVLSGYHSNTITSQTVKNPVKVGTITTTKEQLNQTLASYLNDYQSKGMTYSVQLTSTNIEFQGTYKLLGYNVPLYIYFEPYQLKSGAVQLKVTSFSVGNLPLPASEVLSYIKSSYKLPNFVDVIPEKSVVNINLQKIDNDAGIYLKSTAINLVSDEINFDILKKKR
- a CDS encoding polyprenyl synthetase family protein → MKDKIKYINQAIRHYYAQTHVSQDLVEAVLYSVAAGGKRIRPLLLLEILQGFGLVLTEAHYQVAASLEMIHTGSLVHDDLPAMDNDDYRRGQLTNHKKFGEATAILAGDSLFLDPFGLLAKADLRADIKIKLVAELSDAAGSYGMVGGQMLDIKGEHVQLNLDQLAQIHANKTGKLLTFPFVAAGIIAELSEKALARLRQVGELVGLAFQVRDDILDVTASFSELGKTPQKDIEADKSTYPSLLGLDKSYAILEDSLNQAQVIFQKLALEEQFNATGIETIIERLRLHA
- a CDS encoding DegV family protein, which encodes MSKIKIVTDSSITIEPDLVEALDITVVPLTVMVDGIVYSDNDLKEDGKFLSLMRNSKSLPKTSQPPVGLFAETYEKLIKEGAEQIVAIHITHSLSGTLEASRQGANIAGADVTVLDSSFTDQAMKFQVIAAAKLAQKGSSLEEILARVEEVKKKTELFIGVSTLENLVKGGRIGRVTGLISSLLNIRVVMELKNHALNPIAKGRGNKTFNKWLDNLIATIKDRKIAEIGISYAGTSDFANGLKDKLQAYVEKDIAVLETGSIIQTHTGEGAFAVMVHYE
- a CDS encoding HU family DNA-binding protein, yielding MANKQDLIAKVAEATELTKKDSAAAVDAVFSAVSSYLAKGEKVQLIGFGNFEVRERAARKGRNPQTGEEIKIKASKVPAFKAGKALKDAVK
- a CDS encoding SGNH/GDSL hydrolase family protein, which codes for MSKKIPKGPAFFLANLLIFSLLFYFFIPTAKLSFKNSDQKSSLNKSKATSFHYIAIGDSLTQGVGDTTDQGGFIPLLSQELKSNYHYNVLSSNYGVSGNTSQQILIRMRKERKIQKSLNKANLMTLTVGGNDVMTVVRKGLTNLKVSSFRQPAKTYQKHLRKIIQMARRRNKDLPIYIIGIYNPYYLNFPNMTQMQDIIDNWNKGTQKVVAEYRNVYFVPINDLLYKGVNGEQKAVGTSDSEAESGEVTNDALSEGDRFHPNNVGYQIMSKAIMEKISETKKNWK
- a CDS encoding arginine repressor, giving the protein MKKRERLELIKKIVLENEIETQKELVKLLENEGLQATQATISRDINEVGIIKVPASNGRYIYGLSKEISKKEESTPKPAEKAVKFISDQVAGLEHLIHIDVVPGNSYLLKRFLLERFEGLIFSLLADDDSLLLIVKNAKDSDRIRQEIKSWMAN
- the xseA gene encoding exodeoxyribonuclease VII large subunit: MSDYLSVSSLTKYLKLKFDRDPYLERVYLTGQVSNFRRRPNHQYFSLKDEKAVIQATMWSGIYRKLGFELEEGMKINVIGRVQLYEPSGSYSIIIEKAEPDGIGALAIQFEQLKKKLAEAGYFDDRHKQRLSQFVKKIGVVTSPSGAVIRDIITTVSRRFPGVDILLFPTKVQGEGAAQEVADNIRLANERTDLDLLIVGRGGGSIEDLWAFNEEIVVQAIFESHLPIISSVGHETDTTLADFAADRRAATPTAAAELATPVTKADLLAFLKERQMRSYQTVMRLIRQKDEQVKKLQRSVIFRQPERLYDAYVQKLDHLRTHLLTKVRQVYDVYDSKEHLLRQRLLSLNLSGCIQRYQAQLKQDQRLLLSHMSSQYDSKLARFEKAQDALLSLDTTRIVARGYAIVQKDNHIIQSTQQIKKGDRLHLEMKDGQVQVEVENVKQEENI
- a CDS encoding TlyA family rRNA (cytidine-2'-O)-methyltransferase — encoded protein: MPKERVDVLAYKQGLFNTREQAKRGVMAGLVVNVINGERYDKPGEKIDEATELKLKGDKLKYVSRGGLKLEKALKVFVISVDGQITLDIGASTGGFTDVMLQNGAQLVYAVDVGTNQLVWKLRQDERVCSMEQYNFRYAEPSDFERGQPTFASIDVSFISLNLILPALSKILTDGGQVVALIKPQFEAGREQIGKHGIVKDKSVHETVLETVTTFATNYGFTVKELDFSPIQGGHGNIEFLAYLEKSAQAQNQVLTKIKSIVEQAHKEFKKNEET
- the recN gene encoding DNA repair protein RecN: MLLEIAIKNFAIIEEISLNFEKGMTVLTGETGAGKSIVIDAMNMMLGSRASIDVIRHGSPKAEIEGFFSVDKNPSLEQLLADQGIAFSDELIIRREILQNGRSISRINGQMVNLATLRAVGQYLVDIHGQHDQEELMRPQKHIQLLDEFGDEVFQVSKQHYQDLFDRYRNLRKRVLNKRKNEQEHQARIEMLEYQIGEIEAANLQSGEDTKLLKQRDKLMNHKLIVDTLTNAYVLLDNEDFSSLTNVRSAMNDLQSLEEYDAEYKDLSNNLSESYYILEDVSKRLETILDHMDFDANTLVKLEARLDVINTITRKYGGSVDDVLAYFDNISKEYNHLTGNDLAFDDMERELKVLERSLLEAAAQLSQKRHAIAETLSQEIKQELKDLYMDKADFKVVFTKGKFNREGNETVAFHISTNPGEDFKPLVKVASGGELSRLMLAIKSAFSRREDKTSIVFDEVDTGVSGRVAQAIAQKIYKIGNHGQVLAISHIPQVIAISDYQYFIEKQSSKATTVSTVRLLNQEERIEEIAKMLAGDNVTQAARQQAKELLKK
- a CDS encoding exodeoxyribonuclease VII small subunit → MSNKKKTFEENLQDLEEIVNQLETGEIPLEEAITQFQKGMALSKDLQKTLESAEKTLVKVMQADGSEAEMDEL